GGCGTGGGCGGCATGACCCTCGGCGCCGATCCTCTCGTCAGCGCCGTAAGCGTCCTCTCCTACGAAAAAAATTGTCCTCTGCCCGCTTTTATTATAAGAAAGCAGTCTAAAGGGCATGGAACCAATCAGTTCCTGGAAGGCATGAAGAACTTCGCCCCCGGAAGCCGCGTCGCCCTTCTGGAAGACGTGGTCACCACCGGAGGAACCCTGCTCACCTCCGTGGAGCGGGTCCGTGAGGCGGGCTACGAGGTCGATTCCGTGCTCTGCGTGCTGGACCGCGAGGAAGGCGGACGCGAACGCCTTGCCGATGCGGGACTCAGCCTGGACGCCATCTTCACCCGCGCCGAATTGCTGGCGGCGGGGAAATAATAGCGAAAAGCCTCTTAACCGACCGGATACGTATGAAGGGACTAACGCCCCCCGCCCTGCTCCTGATCCTGTTCCTCGTTGCGGGTACGGCCCGTGCCGACGGTTGGTCGCCCGTATTCAGCTCCCACGACCAGGGCCCGGAGATCATGGTCGCCGTGGACAAGGATTCGCAGACCCTCTACGTGCTCGGCCGCCACAGCCCGCTGGAAGTGGTCCGCAAGCTGCCCTGCACCACGGGGCAAAGCGACGGGGACAAGGTCGAACGCGGCGACCTGCGCACGCCCGAAGGCGTCTACTTCATCGAAGGCCGACTGGACCAGGGGCTCGACTGGGAGCTTTACGGCGACGTCGCCTACCCCCTGAACTATCCCAATCCCGTGGACCGCATCCGGGGCAAGTCCGGCTCCGGCATCTGGCTGCACGGCCGAGGCAAGCAGCTCGTCCCGCGCGACACGCGCGGCTGCGTCGCGCTTGCCGATCCGGATATCGACGGTCTCGGCAAGGATCTCTTCACGGACATGCCCGTGGTCATCGCGGGCAAGGTCGCCTGGACCGAGACGGGCGGAAAGGACGCGCAGGAAGCGGCCGACCTCGTGCATGAAGTGCGCGAGTGGGCCAAAAGCTGGAGCGCCAGGAGCGAGCATTTCTTCGATTTCTACGCCCCGAAGCTTTTGAGCGCCTCCGGCATCGACTTCGACGGCTTCCGCGCGCACAAGCGCAACATCTTCAAGAGCCAGCCCTGGATCGACGTGATGGTGGACAATGTCAAGGCGCTCCAGGGGCCCGGATACTGGGTGACCTGGTTCGACCAGTACTACCGCACCGGGAGCCTGACCTCCGCCGTGGGCAAGCGGCTCTACTGGCAGCAGGACGAATCCGGAAACTGGCGCATCGTGGGCAGGGAAATCACCTCGGCCAGCGACGACCTCGCCGACAAGTACCTCTCCTCCCGCTCGGAAGAGCTCCGCGGCCTGATACATTCCTGGGCCGAAGCCTGGCAAAAGGCCGACCTCAAGGACTACGCCTCCTTCTACGACAAGGCGGCCGTTCAGGACGGACGGCGCGGAGCCGACGACATCGCCGCCTACAAGGCGACTCTCTGGGCCGAACGTCCGCCCAGAGTGGTCGATGTGCAAGACATAGAGATACGCCCCCACGAAATGGGCCTCATGGCCAGCTTCGTCCAGACCTACCGCGACGCTTCGGGCTACGAGGACAAGGGCCGCAAGACCCTGATCCTCACTCCCACCCCCGACGGCTGGCGTATCGTCAATGAGCAGTGGAGAGCCTTATGAACGACGCCAAGTACAGCATCCTCTTCATGCGGGACGACCTCGACGTCCGCCGTTTCCGGCTCAACCCCTTCTGGCTCAAATCGATCTTCGTCAGCCTGACCCTGCTGGTGCTGGTCGCCGCGGCGGGCATCTACTTCGGCGCGACCTCGCTTCGGGACAACCTGCGCCTGCGACACGAGAACAAGGAACTTTCCCAGCGCCTCGACGAGGCCGAACTGCGGCTGAGCACCCTGGGCAACATGGAGAAGATCCTCGAATCCTACGACACCAAGGAACTCCAGAGCCTGCTCAGCCCGGAGAAGGCCGAGACCCCGGAAGCCGAAGCCAAGCCGACGGCCCCCTCCGAACCGGCCAAGCCCGCCGTGGACCTCTCCTCCATTTTCGCCAAGACCGACACGGGAGCCGTGCGGCTCGAAGACGTCCGCCTGGAAATCGAACAAAAGCAGGTGCTCGTCAGCTTCAATCTGCTCAACAACCTGGGCAACACCCAGCTCAGCGGCGACACGCGGCTCGCCCTCGTGGCCAACAACGGCGAGGTCATCGAACTGCCCGCCAAGAACGCCGACCTCTCGTTTCAGATTCAGCGGCGCAAGCCCATCCGAGCCAGAGTTCCCCTGCCGGACGGCCTGGACAGGGCCAACGTCTTCGGCCTCCGGTTGACGGTCACCCGCGAAGACGGAAAGGTCGTGTTCAGTGAAACGTACCCTCAATATCGCGTGGATTAGCCTTTTTCTGCTGCTTTGCGCGGCGTCGGGCGCGTTCGCCGCTTCCGAGCGCTACGTCTTCACGTTCTTCGAGGGGACGCAGTATCCCTTGACCGTGGTGTTTTTGCGCGGCGAGGAAAACGGTCCGACCATCATGGTCCAGGGCGGCATCCAGGGCGACGAGCCTTCCGGGTACATCACGGCCCAGATCCTTTCCCGTTCCCACGTCCGCAAGGGCAACCTCATCGTGGTGCCCCGCGCCAACGTGCCCTCCATCAACCTGCGCACGCGGCAAGTCAACGTGGACATGAACCGCCGCTTCGACCGGGACTACAATCTCTTCTACGAAGACCGGCTCGCCCGCGTGGTCCGCTTTCTCCTGGCCCAGTCCGACGCGCTCATCCACCTGCACGAGGGCAGCGGATTCTACCACCCCACCTACGTGGACAATCTCCGCAACCCCATGCGCTACGGCCAGTCCATCATCATCGACACCCTGGTCTACGGGCGCTGGAACCTGGGCCGCACGGTGGACGACGTGCTGGCCAAGCTGAATCCCGGCATTTCTCCGGAAATCTACCGCTTCCAGCTCTTCAACACGCGCACCTTCGACGACCAGACCAACTACTCGGAAATGCGCAAATCCCTGACCTGCTATGCGCTGACAGCCCTGAACATCCCGGCCATGGCCGTGGAGGTCAGCAAGAACATCACCCAGCTCGACTGGAAGGTGCAGCGCCAGCTGGAAGCCACGGAGGCCCTGCTGCGCCACTACGGCGTGGACCTGGACGCCCCGGAGGTCAGCTCCAGCATGGTCGCGGACTATGCGGACGACGTGCGCGTGCGCATCAACGGCAAGACGCTCTCCCCCGGCCAGACCATCGACCTCGCGCCCGGCGCGCCCCTGACCGTGGAAACCGAAAACGAAAGCAACGTGCTCTCCCCGGCCGTTTCCGTGTTCGCCTCGGACCGTCCCGGCGTGAACCTGATCAACACGCCCCGCCTCGCGCTGGACTCCTTCCAGAAGCTGGAGGTGCGCTCCGACGGCAAGATGGTGGCCTCGGCCCGCGTGCGCGTCCAGGGCCGGCTTTCCGGCGGGGAAGACATGCGCCCGCCCGTGTTCGTCTGCTGGCTGAACGGCAAGCCCCATTTCGTGCGCGAGGGAGAAACCCTCGCCGCCCTGGTGGGCGACCAGCTCATCCTCGAAGGAATCTGGGGCTCCTCGCGCGAGGAAGTCCTGAACTTCAAGGGCTACGTGGCCCAGCGCAGCCCCAACGACGGCCAGGACTGCGGCTGGGAAATCATTCTCGACCCGGACAACTTCATGGACAAGTATCGCCTCGACGAGGAAGCCGACCACGACCGCGACCGGGCCGAAGACGCCCTGGCGCGCTGGGCGGGCCGCGCTCCCGAACAGGACGCCGCACGCTTCCGCATCGTCCGCGAGACGCCGGGGCAGCCCCGCTCCGAATTCTACGTCGCGGTGCGGCCCCGCACGGTGCACGCCCTGCGCCTGCTCGACGACCAGGGCAAGAGCGTGGTCGTGCCCTGGCGGCCCGGCGACGAGTTTCGACTGCCCGAAGGCAGCTACGTGCTGGAGGACGCCTGGAGCAACGGCTCCGCGGACAAGCTCCTGACCACGGCCAACGACATGCCCGTGCGCACCGGCGCTTCGGTGCGCGTCTCCAAAGACTCGATCCTGCGGCTCTGCCTGCGGCAGGCCACCACCTTCGCCTCCATGGGCTCCATGACGCTCACGGCGCGCGGCTCCAAGGCCGATCCGGCATCCGCCGCCGATGCAGCCCGGACCGCCTCGCCGCAGCGGCCCGCCTCCGCAGACGCAAAGCGCGCCAGACCGGCACAGGCCGTCGTCGCCGAACCGCCCGTGCATCACGCCACCCGCTGAGGCCCCTTCTTCCGGCCTCTGTCCCGCCTCCGGACGGACGGCCTTCCCTTCCCTTGACATGCATTCGCATTGCGCTGTATTCAGAGGAATGACGCTTGGCGATTCTACCAAATGTTGCACGCTGCCCCGTCCGGAAACCAACGGTCCGGAACGGTACGCGGCCAGGGCAAAGGTGATGAAGGCCATGGCGCACCCTTCGCGATTGATGCTCGTGGACGAGTTGTCGCGCGGAGAACGCTGCGTCTGCGACCTGACGAACCTGGTCGGCCACGACATTTCTACGGTTTCGAAGCATCTGGCCGTGCTCAAGAAGGCCGGGCTCGTGGAGGACGAGAGACGCGGCAAGCAGGTCTTTTACCGCATGCGGGTTCCCTGCGTGCTGAATTTCTTTCAATGCCTGGAGGCGGTGCTGGCTGCGGACCGATAGCTTTTTTTTCGCCTTGATAATTGGCGATATTGCCAAATAAACATACAACGAATCACGGAGGCATCATGAAAATTCAGGTTTTTGGTCCGGGCTGCGCAAAGTGCACCCAAACGGAAAAAGTCGTCCGCGAGGCGCTGGCGGAATCCGGCGTGCAGGCGGATGTGGTCAAAATCACGGACTTTCAGGAAATCGCGTCCTTCGGCGTGTTCTCAACGCCCGCCGTGGCCGTGGATGGCGAGGTAAAGCTCGTCGGCGCGGTGCCGACGAAAAACGACGTGCTGGGCTGGCTGAAATAACCGACCGACCTACCTGGGAGAAATGGACATGTCATCGAACTGCTCTTGTTCCTGCGGTGAAGCCCCGAAATTCGTGTTTTCCTGCTCCGGTGCGGCGGATGTCGGTGAGATCGCGGACCGGGCCGCCCGCGTCGTCTCCCGCGAGGGAGCCATCAAGATGTTCTGCCTCGCAGGCATCGGAGGCCGTGTTTCCGGCATCGTCAAAAGCACGGAGGCCGCCGCCCTGGTCGTGGCCGTGGACGGCTGCCCGCTGAACTGCGCCAGAAAGACCCTGGAGCAGGCTGGAATCACCGACGTGAAGCACGTGCAGCTGCACGAACTCGGCCTGAAGAAAGGGGAATCCCCGGCCACCGAAGAGCGCATCGAGCAGACCGCGCAAGCGATCCGCTCCCTGCTCGGCTGAACACCTTTCCGCGGAATGGCCGTCTTTTCGCGGCCATTCCGCCTGCCCCCGCCTCCGGGCCTTCGGATGGCTCCCCCCTCCGGCGAAGCATTGCGCAATTCCTCCTGATCCGCGTCCCTTCTTGCACTCGCGGGACATTCGTCCTACAAAAAACAGCGGTTGCGCCCTGCCTCACGGGTGCGGCGAATCATGGAGGAACGCACGCATGGAAGGAATGGCCGAGAGCGGATTCTGGTCGCTGCTGCTGGAAACCGGGCCGGTGATCAAAGTGGTCTTCGCGGTGCTGCTGGCCATGTCCCTGGCCAGCTGGAGCCTGATTTTCCTGAAATGGCACGAACTGCGCAAGGCCCAGGCCCAGGCCCGCGAGGACAGGTCCGCCTTCGAGGCCGCCTCAAGACTGGACCAGGCCATGACCTCGACCCGCACGCGCCCGGACCAGGGCGTGTCCCGCCGGGTGGCGGAAACGGGCATGGACGAACTGCGCCGCCTCGCCGACCTGGACCTCGACCCCGCGGTCAAGGGCAGAATCATCCTCGAAAGCGTGCGCCACACCTTGCAGGACGAAGCCCAGGCCCAGGCCGACAGGCTCCACGGCTCCCTGGCCCTCCTGGCCACGGTGGGCAACGTGGCTCCGCTCCTCGGCCTTTTCGGCACGGTCTGGGGCATCATGAATTCCTTTTCCAGCATCACGGGCGGCGCGGACATCGTCACGGGCGTGGCTCCCGGCCTTGCCGAGGCGCTTTCGACAACGGCCCTCGGCCTGATCGTGGCCATTCCCGCGGTCCTGGCCTACAACGCCTTCCTCAAGCGCCTGGGCGACATCGAAGGCGAGCTGGCGCGGCTTTCCAGCGCGTTCATGAACCGGGTCAAGGAGGAATTCTCCAGCATCCTGACCTGCGCTCCCAGGGAGAATTGAGATGGCTCCCCGCGCCCGCCGCCGCTTCCTTTCCGAGATCAGCACCACACCCTTCGTGGACGTCATGCTCGTGCTCCTGGTCATCGTCATGGTCGGCACGGCGGTCAAGGGCAAGGGAGTGGAGGTCGAGCTGCCGCGCACCCGCACCGTGCAGTCCCTGCCCAAGGGCAGCGGCCATTTCGTCCTGAGCATGGACGCGGACGGCAGGATTTTCATGGACACGGAGGAAGTGGACCGGGACCATCTCAAGGAATATCTGGTCCAGCGCGTGCTCAAGCAGGACAAGGCCGTGTTCCTGCGCGCGGACAAGGACGTGCCCTACGGCGAGGTCGTCAGGGTCATGGCCGAAATCCGCGAGGCAGGCGTCCCGCGCATAGGAATCGTGGCCGAACCCGAAGACCAGGCCGCTCCGGGCAGCGACTGAGATGCGCGCGCGCACCGTTTCCTGGCTGCTCTCCCTGGGCCTGCACCTGGCCGCGCTTGTCCTGGTCCTGGTCCTGGCCCCGCCGGACTCGCTGCGCGCCATGCTCGGCGCGGAGCTGACAGACGAAGAGCTGGCCGCGATGCTGCCGCCCGAATACGCCGCGCCCCCGGACGAGACGGTCTACATCCCCATCAGCCCGAACAAGGTGCTCGTGACCTACGGCGGGCGCAACGCCACCGAGGAGGAGCTCTTCCGCGAGTTCGCCGAGGGCGGCGGTCTGGTGGGCGGCCTGGACCAGACCTCCTACGGACCCAAGATCCGCTTCGGAACCACCCTTTTCGAGCACTACCATTCCTATTACGTCAGCGGCCTTGTGGGCCACTTCCGCACGGACGACGGGCTGGACGTCTACATCGTGGACGGGCGCAAGGATCCGCGCGTGAAAAAGCTCCTGCTGCACGTTCCCTCGCGCGGCTTCACCCGCGCCCTCACCGAGTACAACAGCCGCTACATCTATTCCTACGGGCCGAGCCTGCTTTCGACGGAACCGATCCAGGGCTCGGTGATGTTCATGGGCGACGGCGACAAAATCTATCGCCTGATGTGGATTCCAAAGGCGGGCAAGGCGCTCTACCCGGAGCGCGTCTATAAATGACCCTGCGTGTCCGGGGTCGCGCCGGGCGTTTTCGGACGCCCCCCTCCGGCGGCTAGGCTTCGGGCAGTTCCCGATAATCGAAGGTTTTCCCGTGCAGCTCCATGCAGGTCCGGTTCAGCAGGTCGGCCAGCTTTTCCGCGGCCTGCTCCGGGGTCACGAGCATGCCCTTCTCCTTCCAGGGACGAAACGCGCCCTGGACGTTTTCGGACTGTCCGCCTTCCGCGTTGCGCCCCTCCTTCTGCATGCGCGTCTCCACGATGCCGGGCCGGTACACGAACGCGGTGACCCGGTCCGTTTCCGCTGCGAGCTGGCGCATGTAATGCTCCTCGGCAGCCTTGGCCGCGCAATAGGCAGCCGTGCCGGGCAGCGTCTTCCGCGCCGCTCCGGACCCGAAGAACACGGCGAAGCCGGAGCCCTGGCGAAGCAGGGGAGGATAGCTGAAGCGCGCCAGCTGATAGGCCGCCTTGACGCTGGCGTCCATGACGTCGCAAAAAAGATTCTCCGGCAATTCCCAGGCCGAGGGTCCGGGAGCGAGCACCCCGGCCGCGTGGATGAATCCCTGGAAATCGCCGAGATCGCAGGCGCGCAGCACGAGGCGCTCCGCGACTTCGGCCTCGGCCGCGTTGCCGTGGACGCATTTGGCGCGCACGCCCAGGTCGCGGCAGGCCTCGCAGGACTCCTGCAAATCGGATTCGGAACGGGCCGAAAGCACGAGGTTCACGCCCCGCGCCGCCAGGATCAGGGCCAGAGCCCGGCCTATCCCGCGCGACGCGCCGGTAACGATGAGGGTTTTGTTCCGGAAAAAACTCATATACGTTCACCCTTGGTTTAACGGATACCATTATTTCAGACAAGGATTCCATCATGCCGATACGGCAAAGCAACCGTTGCGATCTTGTTAAACAATCGGACATCCGAAGCATGACCCTGGCCTGCGCCGAGCGGGGAGGCATCAACCTGGCCCAGGGAGTCTGCGACCTGGACGTGCCCGAACCCGTGCTCCAGGGAGCCGCCGACGCCATGCGCGAGGGCTACAACGTCTACACCCGCTTCGACGGCCTGCCGGAGCTGCGCCTGGCCATTGCCGAAAAGCAGCGCCGCTTCCAGGGGCTGAACCTGGACCCGGAAACGCAGATCGTGGTCAGCGCCGGGGCCACGGGCGCGTTCCAGGCCGCCTGCACCGCCTTGCTGGAGGCGGGCGACGAGGTGCTGCTCTTCGAACCCTACTACGGATACCACGTCAGCACGCTGCGGGCCATGGACGTGACCCCGCGCTTCGTGCCCCTGCACGCGCCGGACTGGAGCTTCGACGACGCCGAGCTGGAAGCCGCGGCCTCGCCCCGGCTGCGCGCCGTGGTCCTGAACACGCCCTGCAATCCCTGCGGCAAGGTCTTCAGCCGGGCCGAACTGGAACGCGTGGCGGACTTCTGCCAGGCCCACGATCTCTTCCTCTTCACGGACGAGATCTACGAACACTTCGTCTACGACGGCCTGGAGCACGTCTCCCCGGCCTGCCTGCCCGGCATGGAGGAACGGACCATCGCCATCTCCGGCGCGTCCAAGGTCTTCGCGGTCACGGGCTGGCGCCTGGGCTGGGCCTCTTGCCATCCCCGCTGGCGCGAGCCCATCGGCCACTTCAACGACCTCTACTACGTCTGCGCCCCGGCTCCGCTCCAGATCGGCGTGGCGCGAGGCATCACCGGGCTGGGACAGGAATATTACCATGAGCTTGCCGAGGACCACGGCAAAAAGCGCGACCGCTTCTGCGAGGCCCTGAAAAACGCCGGGCTCGCGCCGCACGTTCCGCAGGGAGCATACTACGCCCTGGCCGACATTTCGAGCCTGCCGGGCCGGGACAGCCGCGAGCGGGCCATGCACCTGCTGGAGCGCACGGGAGTCGCCTGCGTTCCCGGCCGGGCCTTCTGGCACGACGGCGCGGGCGAGGGGCTGGCGCGGTTCTGCTTCGCCAAGCGCTGGCCGGAGCTGAACCAGGCCTGCGAACGGCTGGAGCGCCTGTCATGAGCGAGGATCCCAACCGAACCGACGAGTACGCGGGCATCGCGCGGGCCTACGACCCGTTGCTGAACCCTTTTCTGGACCGGCCGCGCCTGGGCGTGACCGAACTGGTGCTGCGCTGCCTGCGTTCCTTCGAATCCGAGGAGGAGCAAGGCTCCGCAGCCGCCCCGCCTCCCCCTGTTCTGGACCTTTGCTGCGGCACGGGCAGGCAGGCCGTGCTGCTGCGGCGCGAGGGGCTGCGCGTCCAGGGAGTGGACATCTCCCCGGCCATGCTCGACGTGGCCCGCAGGCAAAGCCCCCCGGACATCGTATATTATGAAGAGGACGCCTCGGCCACGCACTTCGCGGACCGCAGCTTCGGCTGCGTCTGCGTTTCCATGGCCCTGCACGAAAAGGCTCCGGCCCTGCGCGAGGCCATCGTGGAGGAGGCCCTGCGCCTGCTCCTGCCGGGAGGCTCGCTGGTCCTGCTGGACTACCGTCTGCCGGAAACCTGGAGCGGCCGGGCAATGATGCGGCTGAGCGCGCTCGTGGAACGCATGGCCGGGCGGGAGCACTACGCCAACTATCGGCAGTTCCTGGCCGGAGGCGGCATGCGCGCCCTGCTGGGAGCCTCGCGCCTGCCCTTCCGGCGTGTGGAGACGTACTTCCAGGGCGCGCTGGGCCTCTACCGCGTCTTCACCAGGGATGAATGACCATGTGCGGACGGTTCGGATTCAACCTGACCAAGCGGGACATCGAGGACGGCTTCGGGGTGTTCGTGGAAGGGGACGGCCCCGCCCCGGACTACAACATCGCGCCCGACCCCACGGGCCTGCGGCCTGTCCTGGCCGTGCTGCGCATGGGCCGGGAGCGTCTGCTGGCGGGCATGGCCTGGGGACTGGTCCCGCCCTGGTCGCAGGACCGGCGTCGCCACTTCGTCAACGCCCGCGCGGAAACGGCCCTGGACAAGCCCTCCTTCAAGCACGCCATGCGTCACCGCCGCTGTCTGGTGCCCGCGGGGCTGTATTATGAATGGAAGACGGAGCCGCGCCTGGTGCCGGGCAGCCTGCCGGGAACGGCGGCCTCCGGGAGCGGGAAGGCTCCGGCGGAAGGCGGGACGAAGCGCCGCCCCGCAGCGGGAGCGAAAACGCCCTGGGTCTTCACCCTGCAAGGCGGCGCGCCCTTTGCCCTGGCCGCCATCTGGGAACACAACGAGAACGCCGGCTCCGGACTGGCCGTGCTGACCACTCCGGCCAATGCCCTGGTCGCGCCCGTGCATGACCGCATGCCCCTGATTCTCCCGCCCGAAGCCTACGACGCCTGGCTTGACCCGTTCGCGCCCCTCGACGAGATCGCCCCTTTGCTCGCGCCCTTTCCGGCGGAAAAAATGCGCGGCTGGCCCGTGTCCCGCCGGGTCAACAACCCGTCGAACCACGGGCCGGAACTCATGGAGCGGCTTGCGGACGAAACGCCCGCAGAAAGAGAAAAACGGGGATAAAACCGGGAATCAGCCCTTGTCCTTGCCGATCCTGTTGCGCAGCTTGGCCAGCCGCCGGGCGCGGCGGCCGAACCGCAGGATCTCCTCGCGCCAGTTCAGGGCGGCCAGGGTCAGCACGTTCATGATCAGGCCCATGCTCAGCAGCACGAGCGCGTTGTAGATCGTGGTGCTGCCCCAGACGTTGACGAAGGGCAGCATCTTCTGCGGCACGAACATGGGATACGGCAGGTTCCAGTCCTTCATGGCCCCTTCCAGCCCGGTTTCGGCCCGCGCCGGGTCGAGGTCCATCTGCTCGCGCACCAGCTCCTCGAACTTCTTCTCCCCCAGGGTCACGGCGTCATGGATGTTCTTGTTGCCGTACTTGTACTTGTGCGTCTCGCGGAAAGTCTCCAGCTCCGCCTCCAGGCGTGCGCGCTCCGCGGCCAGCCCCGGCTCCTCCGGGGTTCCCTGGGCATCGTGCAGCTCCAGCTTGACCTGCCGCAGCTCGTCCGAAAGCTCGGAGTGCCGCGAGTGGTAGCTGTTGTTGTTCTCCTGGAGCACCAGCAGCCCCTCGTAGGCCCAGCGCGATGGCATCATCTGGCAAATCTCGGGGATCGGGCTGTTCTCCACGATGGTCAGGCTCTTGTTCATCTTCTCGTATTCGATGAGCGCGCCGCCCAGGATGATCTGGGGCACGAGCATCAGGGGCACGATGTTCTGCGCGGCCCGGCCCGAAAGGCGCGGCAGCGAGGAGATGAACAGTCCCGCGGAAAGGCTCGTATAGGAAAGCAGCGTCAGATAGGCGATGTACGGCAGGGCCAGCTCGCGCACCTCCACGATGAGGAACCCCAGAAGCACGAAGAGCACGTTCTGGGCCAGTGCAAAGGGCAGAAGCACGAGCAGCTTGGCCGCGAGATAGGTCCGGCTGGTCATGTCCAGCATGCGCTCGCGCATGAACAGGGAGGAATCCCCGATGATCTCGCCCACGGAGTTGGTCATGGACAGGAACAGGGTCACGATCACGGCCACGAAGAGAAAGATGCCGAAGAGGTCGTTGGTGTAGAGCGAGTAGTCCCCCGCCGGGGTGTAGCGCAGGATGAAGCCCACGCCCGCTCCGAGCAGCGGCGCTTCCAGAAAGGTGATCAGCAGGTTGGAGCGGTCGCGGATCTTGCTGCGGTAGTTGCGGGAGAGCAGCGTGCGGAACTGCACGAAGCGCTCGCGCGCGCCGATGGCGGGCTTGGGCGGCAGGATGTCCGAGCTGGGCAGCTTGATGCTCGAAAGCCAGGCGTCGATGGCCGTGCTCTCGTACTCCCGCTTCCAATAGGCCGGGGAATATTTCCGCTTGCCGAGCACGCTGCCGTCGATGTCGCGCAGGGACTCCTCCAGGCTGTCCAGCAGGATGTTCGGCTGCACGGTCTTGCAGTTCGGACACTCCACCACGATGCGGCCCTTGCGCGCGTCGCGCTCCATGTGGCGCTTGAAGTATTCCAGCCCGGCATAGGCCGTGCCGTAGAAGGCCAGCTTGCCGCCGTGGTCCAGCAGCACGACCTTGTTGAAGCTCTTGTAGATCTTGGAGCTGGGCTGATGGATGACGCAGACCACGATCTTGCCGCGCAGGGTGATGTCCGCCAGCAGCTCGATGATTTTTTCCGAATCCTTGGACGAGAGGCCGGACGTGGGCTCGTCGAGCATGTAGATGTCCGCGTCCGTGAGCAGCTCCAGGCCGATGTTCAGCCGCTTGCGCTCGCCGCCGGACAGGGTCTTGTCCGTGGCGTCGCCCACGCGCAGGTCGCGCCGCTCGGTCAGGCTGATGTCGCTGAGGGTCACGTCGATCTTGGCGTTGAGTTCTTCCTCGCTCTTGTCCGGAAACCGCAGCTTCGCGTAATAATACAAATTTTCGTAAACAGTGAGATTCGCCAGCAGCAAGTCCTCCTGGGGCACATAGCCCAGGTGGTGCTTGAGCATGGAATATTCGTCGTGCAGGTCGTACTCGTCCACGCGCACCTGGCCGGAAGTGGGCTTTTCCAGCCCGCTCATGACCCGCAGGACCGTGGATTTTCCGCTGCCGCTGGGGCCCATGATCGCGGCCAGCTCGCCGTACTCGATGTCGAAGGACACGCCGTCCAGGCCCACGGTGCCGTCCTCGAAGACGTGGTGCAGCTTGTCCGCCACGAGCTTGTTGAAGCTGAACGCGGCCTTGCGCAGCCTGCCCGCCTCCAGGTCCAGGGTCAGGTAGTTGCCGTGCACGAACAGGGTGTCGCCGTGCCGCAGCTCCAGCGGCCCCCGGCTGGGCCGATTGTTCAGGTAGACCTGATAGGGGCAGTCCTGCGGGTCGAAGCGCACCCGGCCCCGCTCGCGGTCCACCCGGAACAGGGCGTGCCAGCGGTCCGGCAGCTCGTCATGGATGAAGAGGTCGCCGCGCACCGAGTTGCTCAGGCGGTATTCCTCGCGTCCGTCGTCCAGGGAAAGCTCCCGCTTGGCGTTCAGCGAGTAGAACAGCTCGCGCAGGTTCATGCGGAAGCCGTTGACGAAGATGTCGTCGTCCAGATTGACCTGGACCGCGTCGCGCACGAGCTGGTCGTTGACGTTGACCACGGCGAAGGGGTCGAGCATCTTCAGGCCGATGCGCGCGCCCCGGAACTCCAGCTTGAGCACGTCGTTCTCGCCCGGCTGCTCGCTGTAGCCCGGCTCCAGGTCGTTCTGGGTCACGTAGCGGTCCGCGTTCAGCGGGTTGACCTTGTTCTCGAAGTAGGCCTTGAGGTCGTGGTGCTTGAGCGAGTAGCCGTCGAAGAGAATGCGGTAGTTGTGGGAAACGCGCGTGGAGATGTTCTTGCGCAGCTCGTAGCCGTCCACCACGACTTCGTGGCC
Above is a genomic segment from Paucidesulfovibrio longus DSM 6739 containing:
- a CDS encoding ATP-binding cassette domain-containing protein — translated: MLRQAPGRRNGRSRTEEHFEDSLAAEVLKLLALIAQAGKKVSEQRRDFIDSFYGHLYPSDVVSHFRDQFEEFLSRSLDLGAVCRTLDGRLSYQEKLYCLIIVYEFIIADTAESVERRLARAMAKLLQVSEWDMRFIEANFGLTEADPEIFRRSSIISLRVTGDLETADVYLPFPGLDVLIYKIRNLYCITKKCDGHEVVVDGYELRKNISTRVSHNYRILFDGYSLKHHDLKAYFENKVNPLNADRYVTQNDLEPGYSEQPGENDVLKLEFRGARIGLKMLDPFAVVNVNDQLVRDAVQVNLDDDIFVNGFRMNLRELFYSLNAKRELSLDDGREEYRLSNSVRGDLFIHDELPDRWHALFRVDRERGRVRFDPQDCPYQVYLNNRPSRGPLELRHGDTLFVHGNYLTLDLEAGRLRKAAFSFNKLVADKLHHVFEDGTVGLDGVSFDIEYGELAAIMGPSGSGKSTVLRVMSGLEKPTSGQVRVDEYDLHDEYSMLKHHLGYVPQEDLLLANLTVYENLYYYAKLRFPDKSEEELNAKIDVTLSDISLTERRDLRVGDATDKTLSGGERKRLNIGLELLTDADIYMLDEPTSGLSSKDSEKIIELLADITLRGKIVVCVIHQPSSKIYKSFNKVVLLDHGGKLAFYGTAYAGLEYFKRHMERDARKGRIVVECPNCKTVQPNILLDSLEESLRDIDGSVLGKRKYSPAYWKREYESTAIDAWLSSIKLPSSDILPPKPAIGARERFVQFRTLLSRNYRSKIRDRSNLLITFLEAPLLGAGVGFILRYTPAGDYSLYTNDLFGIFLFVAVIVTLFLSMTNSVGEIIGDSSLFMRERMLDMTSRTYLAAKLLVLLPFALAQNVLFVLLGFLIVEVRELALPYIAYLTLLSYTSLSAGLFISSLPRLSGRAAQNIVPLMLVPQIILGGALIEYEKMNKSLTIVENSPIPEICQMMPSRWAYEGLLVLQENNNSYHSRHSELSDELRQVKLELHDAQGTPEEPGLAAERARLEAELETFRETHKYKYGNKNIHDAVTLGEKKFEELVREQMDLDPARAETGLEGAMKDWNLPYPMFVPQKMLPFVNVWGSTTIYNALVLLSMGLIMNVLTLAALNWREEILRFGRRARRLAKLRNRIGKDKG